TCTCCACGGTGAACCAGACCGCGCTGCAGCCGTGGCTCGCCGGGAAGATCGAGCAGGCCGAGATGATGCAGGTCGGCGTGCGGCCGTTCCGCGAGTTCATGCTGCGGCAGACGCGCGAGCGCGACCTGCAGACGTTCGTCGAGATGAGCCACGTGGAGCAGGCGCCGAAGACGGTCGAGGAGGTGCCGCTCGTCGTCGTCATGTCGGCGTTCGTCACGAGCGAGCTGCGCACCGCGTTCCAGCTCGGCTTCGCGCTCTTCCTGCCGTTCATCATCATCGACCTCGTCGTGAGCTCGGTGCTCATGAGCATGGGCATGATGATGCTGCCGCCGGCGATGATCGCCCTGCCGTGCAAGCTGCTGCTGTTCGTGCTCGTCGACGGCTGGACGCTCGTCATCCAGAGCGTGGTGCAGTCGTTCAAGTGACGGCGACCTGACGACGGCGACCCTCGCACGGTCGCCGTCAGAGCCCAGCCGCCAGCTCCAGCGCCTCGACGAGCCCCAGCTCGTCCACGTGCCTGACGACGGTGCGCGCGACGGCCAGCGCCTCGGGCTCGGCGTTCCCCATCGCGACGGGAAAGCCGACGGCCTGCATCGCGGCCGCGTCGTTCGCCCCGTCGCCGACCATCATCGTGCGCGCGACGGGCACGCCGTACGCCGCCGCCACGAGCCGCACGGCGTGCGCCTTGTCGACGCCCTCGGCGGTGATGTTCACGAACATGGTGTCGGGCATCACCGGCGACACCGACGGCGAGTAGTGCAGCCCCGCGTGCGGCTCCGCGACGACGGCGTCGGCCTCCTCGCGCGACACGAGCCACTGCGCGCGCACGGCGGGCGCGCGGAGCGATGCGAACGGGCGCGGGACGAACGGGATGCCCAGCAACCCCGCGTGACGCCGCGCGCGGTCGGCGTCGCGCTCCACGGCGACCTCCTCGTCGGTGTAGAGCTCGAGCACGCGTCCGGTCTCGTCGGCGCGGCGCACGAGCCACGCGACGAGCTCCGGCGAGAGGCCGTGCGAGCGCGACTCGCCGGGGTGGCCGTTCGACGCGAAGCGCATCACGCTCGCGCCGTTCTGGAACACGTGCCAGCCGTCGGGATCGAGCCGCTCGGCGAACCCGCGCGTCTTGCCGAACCCGGGGCGGCCGGAGCAGAGCGCGAGGCGGATGCCTGACGCGCGCGCCCGCTCGACGGCGGTCCACACGGCGGGGAGCACGTCGCCGGAGGTGCCGACGAGCGTGCCGTCGACGTCGACGAAGACGAGAGGGATCACGGCGTCACGGCCGGAGCTCGAACGTGAACGGCTGCCGCACGAGCTGCTTCACCGGGCAGCCGCCGACGGTCGCCGGCAGGAACTCCATGTGCTGCAACGCGTCGTACACCGAGCGCACGAACGGCTCGCTCGTGTAGCGCAGCACGCGCAGCGTCGAGGGCACGAGCCGTCCGTGCTCGTCGATGACGAACTCGAGATGCACGGCCCCCTGGACGCCGGCCGCCTTCTCCGCCAGCGGGTAGCGCGGGCCCTGGTTGCCCGGCCGCGGCAGCACCCACGTCGCGTCCCGGAACAGCGGCAGCGTGAGCAGGGCGACGTCGCGCGTCGCGCGGTCGATCGGCGGCTTCGTGGTGTCGGGCGGCTCGCGCGTGGTGAGCGACACGAAGACGGTCGCCCGCTCCGGCACCTCCGCCGGCGTCGGTACCAGCGCGTCCGCGGAGTCGGCAGCGTGCACCGCGGCGAGCAGCGCCGCGTCGGCGGCGTCGGCGAGCGACCGCGTCACGAGATCGACGTCGGTGACGTGTCCGTCGCGGCGCATCGTGACGCGCACCTCGTCGCGCAGCACGGGGCGCGTGAACGACTCCCGCTCCCCCATCACCGTGCCCGCGCCGTCGAACACCGGCATGTCCAGCGGCTGCGCGATGCGTAGCCGAGTCGCGACCGCATCGAGCACGAAGTCGATCCACGGGTGCGGCAGCACGGCCAGCCCGTTCCCCCCGCGCGCGACCAGCCGCAGCGTGTCCACGACCGTCGCCACGGGGGTGCGGAGCGCGGCCGAGTCGCACGCGGCCGGCGGCGCGGCGAGCGTCGTGAGGAGCGCGAGCGAGACGAGAGGGAGAGGCGGCATCGACAGGTTCAACGGCGGCGAACGGGCAACCTAGCCGCCCCACGCGGACGCCGGCACCGCCCCGGAAGGCGGAAGATTGCGCCGCCAGCCACCCGGCAAGAACTGCCGTCCGGCACGATCGCCGTCCCCCGACCCCGCGTGACGCGAATCACGAAGTCTCGCTCCGCCAACGACTTGGCCGCCAGCATCGGCCGAGCGCGCCATGGCACCGGGCCTGCCTTCTCCCGGTGCGTCGGACCCCCTCCGCACGTCCCCCCGCGTTTCCCCCCCGCCGTGTCGCATCAGCTCATCGTCGATCTCGCGCGCAACGCGATCATGCTCGCCCTGATGGTCGCGGGGCCGATGCTGATCGTGGCGCTCGGCGTCGGGTTGCTGGTGAGCGTGATCCAGGCGGTGACGCAGATCCAGGAGCAGACGCTGTCGTTCGTGCCGAAGCTCGTGGCGGTCGGCGCGACGTTCCTCATCGCGCTCCCCTGGATCCTCCAGATCCTCATCAAGTACACGACGGAGCTGTTCCGCAGCCTCCCGTCGTTCGTGTCGTAGATGCCCGGCTTCGATCTCTTCGCGCCGGGCTACGCCCCGACCCTCGTGCTCCTCGCCTGCCGCGTGGGGGGGCTCGTGCTCATCGCGCCGGTGTTCTCGGCGAAGCCGATCCCGATGCAGCTGCGCACCGGCGTGCTGCTGCTGCTCACGGTGCTGCTCGCGCCGAGCGCGCACGCCGCGGCGCTGCACGCGTCGCGCACCGGGCCGCAGATCACGCCGGCCGCGTTCCTCACCGAGTCGCTCGTCGGCTTCGCGATCGGCTTCGGCGCCGCGGTGCTCGTCGGCGCGATGGAGACGGCGGGCGACCTCACGTCGACGGCGATCGGCGTCTCCGGCGCCTCGCTGCTCGATCCACTGAACGGCGCGTCGTCGAGCGTGCTCGCCCAGTTCGGGCAGATGTTCGCGGTGACGGTGCTGCTCGCCGTGAACGGCCACCTCGTGATGCTCGACGCGCTCGCCGAGTCGACGCGCGCGCTGCCGGTGGGCACCGCGCTGAACGTGAGCGAGGGGCTGCGTGCGCTGCTGTCGCAGGGCGCGACGCTGTTCGTGCTCGGCCTCCGCTTCGCCGCGCCGGTGATCGCCGCGTCGATGATCGGCAACGTCGCGCTCGCGGTGCTGTCGCGTGTCGCGCCGCAGCTCAACGCGCTCACGATCGCGTTCCCGATCCAGATCGCGCTGGGCCTCGTCGCGCTCTGCGCGTCGCTCGCGTTCGTCGCGACGTGGATGACCGGATGGGGCACCGCGCTCGCCGGGCAGCTCGAGCTCGTGTTCCACGCCTTCGCCGCTCGCTGACGCTCCGATGGCCGATACCGAGCAGGAGAAGACAGAAGCCCCGACCCAGCGCAAGCGCGACGACGCGGCGAAGGACGGGCGCGTTCCGCGAAGCCAGGAGCTGAACGCGGCCGTGCTGCTGCTCACCTCCGCGCTCGCGCTGAACGCGACGGGCCCGGGTCTCGCGCGCGCGATGCGCGACCTGATGGGCTCGGGGCTCGGGTACGCGAGCGTCGGCGTGGTCGACGGGCCGGGCATCGTCTCGCTCATCCGGCTGTTCGGCTGGAAGACGCTGGGCGCGCTCGCCGCGTTCCTCGCCACGATGGCCGGCGCGTCGCTCGCCATCGGCGCGCTGCAGGCGCGCGGCACGATGAGCGCGAAGCCGATCACGCCCGACTTCAACCGGCTGAACCCCGCGCAGAACGCGAAGCGCGTGATCGGCACGCAGGGCTTCGTGGAGCTGTTCAAGGCGCTCCTCAAGCTGCTCATCGTCGGGTGGGCCGTGTGGCACGTGCTCGCGCCGGCGTGGCCGGCGATCACCGCGCTGGGCCAGCAGCCGCCGCGCGCGCTGCTCGAGATCGTGCGCGAGTACGGCGTGGGCATGCTGCGCACCGCGGGGCTCGCGTATCTCGCGCTCGCCGGCGCCGACTACGCGTGGCAGCTGTGGCAGCACGAGAAGGGGCTCCGCATGACGAAGGAAGAGGTCAAGCAGGAGCACAAGAATCAGGAGGGCGACCCGATGGTGAAGTCGCGCATGCGCGCGCTCGCCCGGCAGCGGGTCCGCCAGCAGATGTTCAAGGACGTCAAGAAGGCCGACGTCGTGCTCGTGAACCCGGTGCACATCGCGGTCGCGCTGAAGTACGACCCGAGCGTCGCGCCCGCCCCGTACGTCGTCGCGTTAGGCCGCCGCAAGGTGGCCGAGCGCATCAAGGCGCTCGCCTACGAGGCCGGCGTCCCCGTGGTCGAGAACGTCCCCCTCGCTCGTGCCCTCATCGCCGCCGTGAAGCTGGGGCAGATGATCCCGACCGAGCTCTATCTCGCCGTCGCCGAAGTCCTCGCCTTCGTCATGCGCAAGCGCACCAACACGGCCGCCTGATGGCTACCGCCGCGATTCCCGTCCCCGCGAACGCGGGCAACCGCTCGCGTGCCGAGATCGGCATGGCGGTCGCCGTCGTGCTCGTCGTCGCGCTGCTCGTCGTGCCGCTCCCGCCGGTGCTGCTCGACCTGAGCCTCGCGACGTCGATCGGCATGTCGCTCGTCGTGCTGCTCGTGTCGCTGCAGACGACCGACCCGCTCGAGTTCAGCTCGTTCCCCGCGCTGCTGCTCGTGATGACGCTGTTCCGCCTCGCGCTGAACGTGTCGAGCACGCGGCTCATCCTCAGCCGCGGCGAGGCGGGCAAGGTCATCGAGGCGTTCGGCACGTTCGTCATCGGCGGCAACTACGCCGTCGGCATCGTGATCTTCCTGATCCTCATCGGGATCAACTTCATCGTCATCACGAAGGGCGCCGGGCGCGTCGCCGAGGTCGCGGCGCGGTTCACGCTCGACGCGATGCCCGGCAAGCAGATGGCCATCGACGCCGACCTCGGCGCGGGGCTCATCGACGAGAAGGAGGCGAAGCGCCGCCGCGAGGAGATCGCGAAGCAGGCCGACTTCTTCGGCGCCATGGACGGCTCGTCGAAGTTCGTGAAGGGCGACGCGATCGCCGCGCTGCTCATCACCGCGATCAACATCGTCGGCGGCATCTTCATCGGCGTCGTGCAGCGCGGGCTGCCGATCGGCAAGGCGGCCGCGACGTACACGATCCTCACCGTCGGCGACGGGCTCGTGTCGCAGGTGCCGGCGCTCATCACGAGCACCGCGGCGGGCCTCATGGTCACCGCCGCCGGCCAGGACGCGCGCATCGGCAACGTCGTGACGAGCCAGCTCGGCGCGCACCCGAAGGCGCTGTTCATGGCGTCCGGCGTGCTCGCGGTGTTCGCGCTCGTCCCCGGCCTGCCGATGTTCCCGTTCCTCGCGCTCGCCGGCGGGACCGCGGCGTTAGGCAGGCTCTCGCAGAGCGCGCAGCGGTCGCGCCTCGCCGCGGCCGAGCAGGTGGAGGTCCAGACGCCGGAGCCGGTGCAGGCGCCGGACCCGATGAAGGACCTGCTCCAGATCGACCCGATCGAGCTCGAGGTGGGCTACGCGCTCATCCCGCTCATCGACGAGCGCCAGGGCGGCGACCTGCTGGAGCGCATCTCGATGCTGCGCAAGCAGAGCGCGCTGGAGCTGGGCATCCTCATCCCGCCCATCCGCATCCGCGACGACATCCGCCTGCCGAGCAACGAGTACCTCGTGAAGCTCCGCGGCAGCGAGATCGCGCGCGCCGAGGTGATGCCGCGCTTCCTCATGGCTCTGAATACCGGGGGAGTCATGCAGGAGATAGATGGCATGGACACGGTCGATCCGAGCTTCGGCATGCCGGCGAAATGGATCGCGAGCACGCGCCGCGGCGAGGCCGAGACGTACGGCTACGTCGTCGTCGAGCCGACCACCGTCGTCGCCACGCACCTCATCGAGGTGCTGAAGGCGAACGCCGCCGAGCTGCTGGGCCGCCAGGACGTGCAGGAGATGGTGGAGACGCTGAAGAAGACGCACCCCGCGCTCGTCGAGGAAGTCGTCCCGAACAAGATGTCGCTCGGCACCCTGCACCGCGTGCTGCAGCGCCTCCTCCGCGAGCGCGTGCCGATCCGCGACCTCGTCACGATCCTCGAGGCGCTCGGCGACGCGGCGGACGCGACGAAGGATCCGGAGCTGCTGTGCGAGCACGCGCGCCGCGCGCTCTCCAACGTCATCGCGCGGCTCTACGCGGACGCCACCGGCGTCGTGCAGGGGATCACGATCGGGCCGCGGCTCGAGCAGGCGCTGACGGGACTCTTCGGCCCGCGGCAGAACGCGCAGGCCATGGGGCTGCTCACGCCCGACGGTCTCGCCGGGCTGCTGCGCGACCTGAACGGGCTGTCGACCGGCGCGTCGATGGACGGCCGTCCGCTGCCGCTCATCACGCCGCCGAGCCTCCGCGTCGGCGTGCGGCGCCTCATCGAGCCGGTGCTCCCCGCCCTGCCGGTGGTGTCGCTCGCCGAGCTGCCGCCTAACGTGACGCTGCAGAGCGCGGGCACGTGGGAGATGCTGCATGCGGCGTGACGTGACACGTCGGATCTTCCGCGGCCGCGACCTCGTTGCGGTGTCGGCGCAGGCGCGCGCCGCGTTCGGCGACGACGCCGTGGTGCTGCGGACGTCGTCGCTGCAGGTCGGCGCCGCGTCGGCGATCGAGATCGTCGCCGCGCCGCACCGCGACGTGGAGCGGTTCCGCGCGCGCATGACGCCGAAGCCCGAGCGGCCGTCCGTCATCGCGTTCGTCGGCCCCACCGGCGCCGGCAAGACGACGACCGCGGTGAAGGCCGCGCTGCACCCCGACGCGTTCGGCGACCGCCGCGTCGGCTTCGTGACGCTCGACACGTACCGCGCGGGCGCGGTGGCGCAGCTCGAGACGTACGCGCAGGTGGCCGGCGTGCCGCTCGAGGTGGCGTACGAGCCGGCCGACGTCGCGCCGGCGCTCGCGCGGCTCGCCGACCGTGACGTGGTCATCGTCGACACGCCCGGGCGCGGCCCGAAGGCGGGCGACGCCGCGGAGTGGCGCGCGTTGCTCGACGCGATCGCGCCCGACGAGGTGCATCTGGTGGTGCCGGCGACCGTGCGGCGCGACGTCGCCGAGGCGGTGCGCGACGCGATGGAGCACGCGACGCACGCCGTGCTCACGAAGCTCGACGAGGTGCCCGAGGAGTCCGGCGTCGCCGACCTCGCCGCGGCGCTCGATCTCCCGGTGCGCTGGGTGACCGACGGCCAGTCGATCCCCACCGACCTCGCCGCCGGCGTGCCGCGCCTCGTGCGCGCGCTCGGCGTTCGCGGAGGGATCGAGTGAGCGCGCAGCTCGACGCGCTGCGCTCGTTCGTCGCGCGCCGCCCCGCCGCGGCCGCGGTGCCCGACGACGGCGGCGCGCAGGTGCTCGTCGTCGGCAGCGGCAAGGGCGGCGCGGGCACGTCGGTCGTCGCGGCGCTCGTCGCGCTCGCCGCCGCATCGCTCGGCCGCCGCGTGCTGCTCGTCGACGCGGACCCGCACGTCGGGCCGCAGCGGTATCTGTTAGGCATCGCGCCGGAGCGCACGCTCGCCGACCTGCGCGCGGGCGTCGACGTCGCGTCGCTCGCCGTGCCGGTGAGCGCGACGCTGTCGCTCGTGCCGGGCGGTCCGGGAAGCGCGGGGTCCCCCGCCCTCGACCCCGCGGAGCAGCGCGCGCTGCTGCGGCGCGTGGCGGCGCTTTACCCGGCGCACGACTTGATCGTCCTCGACGGTGGATCGCGGCTCGACGCGGTGTGCGCGTGCTGCGACGCCGGCGGGGGCAGCGCCCCACCGGCGCGGCTGCTCGTCGTCGCGGACACCGACCCCATCGCACTCGCCGCGAGCTACGCGCTCGTGAAGGCGGCGCGCGAGCGGACGTCGGCGCTCCCCGGCGGCGCGGTCGCCTGCGACGTGATCGTCAATCGGCGCGACGACGATGCGGCGCGGCTCGGCTTCGCGCAGATCGCGGCGGCGTGCACCGAGTTCCTCGGGGCGCCGGTGCGGCACGCCGGCACCCTGCCCGACGACGGCTCGCTGGCGCTCGCGCTGCGCGCGGGGATGCCGTTGCAGGACGCCGCGGCCGGCTCGCCGGCGGCGGTGGCGGCACACGCGCTCGTCGAGCGGCTGCTCGCCGATCTCGCGAGTGATCGCGCGGCGGAACGCGCGCCGCGCCGATCGATTCCTACCTCGTACGCCCCTTCCTTCCGTTCCTCGGCAGTTCCCTCC
This DNA window, taken from Gemmatirosa kalamazoonensis, encodes the following:
- a CDS encoding Cof-type HAD-IIB family hydrolase, which gives rise to MIPLVFVDVDGTLVGTSGDVLPAVWTAVERARASGIRLALCSGRPGFGKTRGFAERLDPDGWHVFQNGASVMRFASNGHPGESRSHGLSPELVAWLVRRADETGRVLELYTDEEVAVERDADRARRHAGLLGIPFVPRPFASLRAPAVRAQWLVSREEADAVVAEPHAGLHYSPSVSPVMPDTMFVNITAEGVDKAHAVRLVAAAYGVPVARTMMVGDGANDAAAMQAVGFPVAMGNAEPEALAVARTVVRHVDELGLVEALELAAGL
- a CDS encoding energy transducer TonB; amino-acid sequence: MPPLPLVSLALLTTLAAPPAACDSAALRTPVATVVDTLRLVARGGNGLAVLPHPWIDFVLDAVATRLRIAQPLDMPVFDGAGTVMGERESFTRPVLRDEVRVTMRRDGHVTDVDLVTRSLADAADAALLAAVHAADSADALVPTPAEVPERATVFVSLTTREPPDTTKPPIDRATRDVALLTLPLFRDATWVLPRPGNQGPRYPLAEKAAGVQGAVHLEFVIDEHGRLVPSTLRVLRYTSEPFVRSVYDALQHMEFLPATVGGCPVKQLVRQPFTFELRP
- the fliQ gene encoding flagellar biosynthesis protein FliQ — protein: MSHQLIVDLARNAIMLALMVAGPMLIVALGVGLLVSVIQAVTQIQEQTLSFVPKLVAVGATFLIALPWILQILIKYTTELFRSLPSFVS
- a CDS encoding flagellar biosynthetic protein FliR, with translation MPGFDLFAPGYAPTLVLLACRVGGLVLIAPVFSAKPIPMQLRTGVLLLLTVLLAPSAHAAALHASRTGPQITPAAFLTESLVGFAIGFGAAVLVGAMETAGDLTSTAIGVSGASLLDPLNGASSSVLAQFGQMFAVTVLLAVNGHLVMLDALAESTRALPVGTALNVSEGLRALLSQGATLFVLGLRFAAPVIAASMIGNVALAVLSRVAPQLNALTIAFPIQIALGLVALCASLAFVATWMTGWGTALAGQLELVFHAFAAR
- a CDS encoding EscU/YscU/HrcU family type III secretion system export apparatus switch protein, with amino-acid sequence MADTEQEKTEAPTQRKRDDAAKDGRVPRSQELNAAVLLLTSALALNATGPGLARAMRDLMGSGLGYASVGVVDGPGIVSLIRLFGWKTLGALAAFLATMAGASLAIGALQARGTMSAKPITPDFNRLNPAQNAKRVIGTQGFVELFKALLKLLIVGWAVWHVLAPAWPAITALGQQPPRALLEIVREYGVGMLRTAGLAYLALAGADYAWQLWQHEKGLRMTKEEVKQEHKNQEGDPMVKSRMRALARQRVRQQMFKDVKKADVVLVNPVHIAVALKYDPSVAPAPYVVALGRRKVAERIKALAYEAGVPVVENVPLARALIAAVKLGQMIPTELYLAVAEVLAFVMRKRTNTAA
- the flhA gene encoding flagellar biosynthesis protein FlhA — protein: MATAAIPVPANAGNRSRAEIGMAVAVVLVVALLVVPLPPVLLDLSLATSIGMSLVVLLVSLQTTDPLEFSSFPALLLVMTLFRLALNVSSTRLILSRGEAGKVIEAFGTFVIGGNYAVGIVIFLILIGINFIVITKGAGRVAEVAARFTLDAMPGKQMAIDADLGAGLIDEKEAKRRREEIAKQADFFGAMDGSSKFVKGDAIAALLITAINIVGGIFIGVVQRGLPIGKAAATYTILTVGDGLVSQVPALITSTAAGLMVTAAGQDARIGNVVTSQLGAHPKALFMASGVLAVFALVPGLPMFPFLALAGGTAALGRLSQSAQRSRLAAAEQVEVQTPEPVQAPDPMKDLLQIDPIELEVGYALIPLIDERQGGDLLERISMLRKQSALELGILIPPIRIRDDIRLPSNEYLVKLRGSEIARAEVMPRFLMALNTGGVMQEIDGMDTVDPSFGMPAKWIASTRRGEAETYGYVVVEPTTVVATHLIEVLKANAAELLGRQDVQEMVETLKKTHPALVEEVVPNKMSLGTLHRVLQRLLRERVPIRDLVTILEALGDAADATKDPELLCEHARRALSNVIARLYADATGVVQGITIGPRLEQALTGLFGPRQNAQAMGLLTPDGLAGLLRDLNGLSTGASMDGRPLPLITPPSLRVGVRRLIEPVLPALPVVSLAELPPNVTLQSAGTWEMLHAA
- a CDS encoding MinD/ParA family ATP-binding protein is translated as MSAQLDALRSFVARRPAAAAVPDDGGAQVLVVGSGKGGAGTSVVAALVALAAASLGRRVLLVDADPHVGPQRYLLGIAPERTLADLRAGVDVASLAVPVSATLSLVPGGPGSAGSPALDPAEQRALLRRVAALYPAHDLIVLDGGSRLDAVCACCDAGGGSAPPARLLVVADTDPIALAASYALVKAARERTSALPGGAVACDVIVNRRDDDAARLGFAQIAAACTEFLGAPVRHAGTLPDDGSLALALRAGMPLQDAAAGSPAAVAAHALVERLLADLASDRAAERAPRRSIPTSYAPSFRSSAVPSGATR